A stretch of DNA from Coccidioides posadasii str. Silveira chromosome 1, complete sequence:
TGccttctcctcttcctctcgcttctttctctcctcttcttcagccTGGCGCTGAGCCTCGGCTCTTGCTGCTGCAGCTTCCAAATCAACCTCCTCCCGTCCTCTTGGTCCACGTCTCTTTCTATTGTCATAAACcggtttctttttctccacgGGCTCGGAATCTTGCTCGAGACCGGCAACCTTGCCGCCAGCAGCCAATAGCTGTTTCATGCGTATCTCATTACGCTCTTTGGCTTCCTTCTGAGCCTTTGTGAGTAGCTTCCCTTCTCTGCGCAGctgttcttttttctctcgctctttttcctttttcttctgacgtgcttcttccttcttccgctcctcttcctctATCTTTCGtagtctctcttcttctttagcTTGTTCTTCGGCTGCAAGGCGCTCTTGTTCCTCTTGTTGTTTCCGAAGCAATTCTTGCTGTCTTTGAATAGCGGCAAGGTGAGCCGGgacctttcttttcttacCAGTAGTCTCTGGGGCGGAAGTAGGTTCGGCTTTTGGTTCAGGCTCGGCAGCTTTCGCAGGCTCTGCCTTCGGTGCTGGAGTAGCAGCCGGTCCTTGAGCCTTCTTTTTCGCAGCCTAAATACCAAAGTAAATTAACATTGAATAACAAAACCACAATATAGCTTTTTAAAAGTAGAACAGCCACGAACCTGttccttctttctctgcttctctctctccttcttctccttctccttctccttcttcgaCTTCACTTTTCCTCCCTCTTCCGCATCCTTTGTCTTCTGTTTTGAAGGCTCATCCTTCGCAGTAGGCTTTGGCTTCTTAGCAGTTCCCGCGAATACATCATCCTCATCGAATGTAGCTTCCTCGGGCTCTTTGCTCTCGAGACCAGCGGTAGGATCTTCGCCCTCGACAAAATCATTATTAACGGCCTTGCCTTTCTTTGCCTTGCGGTTCTTGTTTTTCCTCAAGGCAGCCAAAAGGCCGCCCCCcatttcatcatcatcttcattgggtGTGGCATTGGACTCGGCGGCGTTATCAGGCTGGCCGTTTGTGGGCGTGATGGACTCGCCTAGCTCGGCTTCCCAATCGTCCTGCTGCTTCTTATTGCCCTTCTTTTTCGGCGGCATTTTGAACTAAGTAACTTCTTTCTAAATTAATTTGAATGAGATAAATTCTATATGGACCCGGGATCGAGCCGTGGAGGGATTGATATGCTTGGATGGAGCGTGTGGTAGTGCGGGAAAATGGGTAACGTGGTGATTGAAGCCCTTAATGACATCAGCAAGGTGGCCGGTTTTGACCTGAAGCCAGAGGCACAAAGGGaaattttgagaagaatgTTGTGCTGTTAATTTCAAGTTCAGTTGTTGTTGAAGAGCTGGGCCCCTCTTGATGGTAGTTAAGTTTTGACAGTCCCTCAAAGGCGAGGATTTGGGAGCAGCCAAAGTTTGTTCGTTCATCAAAACTCTCCGCCTCCCAACGCCGTTTGCAAACTTTTTTTTCAACGTGGAAAATATCACGGGGAGCCAAGCGAACCACTCAGCCGCGCCCAATCAGCTTCAAACTGCCCTATCAACCGACCTGCATGATTCAACCGAACAAGCATCCAACCTGTATCTGAACCCTGCTGCAGGGATTTTTGCCTGCAGGCTCCCAGCCTTGGATGGCATCACAAACTCATGAATTAACGCATCACAACACTTGAATTCTACGCATAATTTTTCAGCATTCTGAGTCATTTCTAGTAGAACAGCAACCATGTCTCCCCTTCCTTTGGGCTGGGTTCGCCTTGCAATGCTTTCCTCCCATCCATACCATAACCAGAGAGATATCAAAGCGGAATATGTCCTCACATCCTGTTTCTTGCAATCTAATTAAGATAGGCAATACCTCAAAGCTCAAGACGAAGCAAGTCTTCCATCCAAGATACAACCGCTGCAAATGGATTTTCCACATCTCCAACCACAGGCGTAGCAAACTCTATAAATCTCTCCATCCTCCCGCTGCTGTCAGTCGCAGATCTGTTTGTATAAAACGAGGCCGTGGTATTCTTCCTCATCACATCTTCCAAGAACCGCATTCCATGATCTACGATCCGGCTGAGAATATCACCATCGACATGCATAGACTCGGGTTTTAGCATAGCCGGGGCTAGATCCTCAATGACAATCCTGCGCCGTGTCCGATACGGACAAATGACCGCGTTGGCAAGGCAGATATTTTGGATAAACCGAAGAAGACGCCATTCGTGCTCCTTCAAAGTCGTGAATCTGTATATGGTGCCTCCAAGAGCTGTACCGTATATGGTTTCAGGCGATCCCGGCTCATATGGTCTATGGCTTGGGCCGAGTCGTATCAGAGAATGGGGGACGTGGGCGACGAAAAGCGGTTTTAGCAACTTTTCATCCGGCACCAGTCCCAACTCGGAGAACCCGACTATCGATCCACCTCTGTTCGAGGTCAGAATAATTTTTGAATCGCTTTGCAGATTCACGTGGTCGAGGCCCTCTCTGTCGGCGCCATCCTGACCGTACAGCTCGAAATGTCCATCCACCAGCTTTAAAATGCAGACTGAGTGTCGCGCCGTTAAAACGTAAATATATGGCTCCTTGACAGTAATGGAAAGAGGAGTTGACTCCAATTTGTAAGTGCCAGATTTCCGCCATCTTTTAGTTGCAGGGTTGAGGGACTGGACCAAGATCCCATCGCCAACCCCAATTATCAAACTAGTTGACTCGTAAGAGGCTATTGCTCTGACGGGTTGGTCGTAATTCAGCATGTTTTTGATAATTGGAACAATCTGCCCCGGTTTCTGAGGATTGGTACGagcagagatatatattAGTCGCCCTGCATAGGTACTGCGCGGCTGTGAAGTTCCAACAACAATCATGTGGTAGGCATGTTCGCCACTTGAGAAATTCCAATCAAATAGAGCTGTGATTTTCTCTCCAGATGCTCCTGTAGGCATTTTAGCGTCCTTGGTGCCGTCGGGAGAACGGTTATTGTCATCATTCAGCTCCAAAAAAGACGGTTCAGATGATTGGCTGTCCGGATCAACGAAGCAGAGCCTTGGACGGCTATAGCACCTTGTATATTCACCATCTCTTTCATAACTGGTGGAGTTGTACGCGACGACTAGCCTCTGTAAGTATTTGGAATAAATTATCCGTCTAGGGCTGCCCGGAACATGGATCTCTCGAGGAATAGGTTTTGGCAGCTTCTCCAGAGTGCAGGCAAATAATTGATTCTCAGCGAAACATAGGAGTGATCCTCCAAGGCCTCCTGGGGGCGAATTAGGTTGTGGGTCGATGCAGCAAAACGCATCGATAGCACACTGTATGCGGGAGGGCTATTACAATGTAAGCCAGAACGAAGGTAGCTTATAGATGCTGGGAGAACTCACATTATTTTGATCTGTGATTAAAATCTTGTCTAATCTATGCTCCGTACAGTCATCATCCTCTTTGAATGACAACCGCCAAAGACCGTGTCCACAGGTTACAATCGCCATCGATCCGTCGGATTCATAGCCTCGAATTCGAACAAAGGTGTCTCCCAGTTTATATGGCGTTTTCTGGGTTGCCCCTATTCCGTATATTAGCACTAATGCTTCCTTTCAACTTAAGGATAGGGGGCGAGATATCTCACCTGCAAATGCATTATTTGCGTCTCGTTCTATATCAAATGGTACCAAAATACCACCTCGAAGACCACAGAATAACGTGAACTTTTGAACCCCACGCTTGACTGTAGAAATCATCTGTAAATACTCACACACGGTCGAGTCTTGATCTCCCATGCCGAAGATCTTCTGCTCAGTAACAGGAACCAAGCCTTTTGCATAATCTATTTCGACGACTACGAGTCTGCCATCGCTGGTGCCAATAAAAAGGTAAAAGTGGGAGTTGATCTCCTCAATTAGCAAGCAAACAGGTTCGTAAGTTGTCACCAAAGGCTGGGCGAACATATTACACTGGAGGCCACTAGAATTGATTTCTGGAGTCCGCACAATGACTTGAAGGCCATCATCAGAACGGATTACCGTAGCAAGGAGAGATAGCCGGCCGTTAATAGTAGCCGCAATTATTCGGTTTGAAGGCTTTTCCATTTCTATGGAAACGCGGAGAGCCTCATCTTCCAATACTGTCAAATTGATGGACACATCTGTAACCTGAATAACCATTTGGTTGGCGGTCCTAGACACTGCTAGTGTTGGGGAGCTGAGGTTCAAGCCCGAGCTTTCCTCATCCAATGCGTAGAGGTCTTCCGTCGCCTCAATAGGAATAGATATTAAGGACGATGACATTGGGTTTGATATTAAGCAAAACGTGCCTCCCGTAAACTCATTGGGTATAGCCCAAAGATCGATAATGATAGAGGAATCTTCCTGGTCAACCACCAATCCAATTCGCGCTTCCAGTCCATATCTTAATTCAGCGATGGCTCCCGGGCGACTGCCCGCGCCGGAACAGGTGAATATCCTATCGTAGGATGGCCCGGCCGTCCGAAATTCAGTCTGGGAAACGGGAGGATTGCGCTGCACCGGCCCCTTTACGATTATAGAATCCAAAGTCGGTGCCCAATTCGGGATGCGCTGTATGCACCTCAGTGGCTTTCTTGGCTCTGCGATAAACAAACCGCCGCTGCTCATGCTACCAGTTGCAACGAATAAATCTCCCGCCTCAAACCCGCCGTCCAAGATAGCAAATCCAGTGTCAAGATTACAATCAAGGACCCCGATGACCGAATTGCGCTTCACTGAgccatcttttatttctaGGTATAGGATTTTTCCATCCTCCCGACAGAGATAGATGTCATCAAATTCTTTATTGCGGACGCCATGTCTCATAGGCCGAGTCCATTGTGTCCAGATAAGGTCGCTCCACTCGAATATGGAGTCGTCGCTTGGGGGCAACGAATATCCTTTGGCAGGAATATTCTTTTCCACGACATCGGAAAAAATATGAACTTTGGTAGGAGTGACGAACAAAAAAGACGTAGACTGGATTAAGGGAACTAGAATCGGAGGAGCTCCCCACTCCACAGGTAGCCTTCTCAATCCCGTGATTCTGGGGGTTATAGAGtgcaaattttgtgtggTGTTCCAGTAGTAGAGCATCAAATGGACTCCTGAATTCCGCGACACAAGTAGAAGCAGAATTGCTTTGTCGGGATCGCTAGATTTGGGGTATAGAAATTCCATTTTTAGAATATCGCCGTCGGTGCGGAAAAAACGTTCCTGCATCGGTCTAAATTAGCTCTTGGGAAATTACGCCACTCCGGGATCCCAGGCTTGAAGAGCATTCATACTTCCTGAATTGGATTTACCGGCCCACACGCCATCTCGCGCTGCATTACTTGAGGGGCTTTAAGCGAGAATATGCCGAAAAACTTTTGGGCCGCCGAAACTGCCATTGCGCGGGACCTGTATGTTGTTAGGGATCTCGTTGCACAGAAGGGAAACCCGGAACTTGCTCACCGAGGATCGACTGTTATGTTCTTCCCATATTCTTCTAGGGAACTCACATCCGCTGGCAAAGGCCTTCGCGCATGCACAAATTCATGGCGCCCTTGGGATAACTCTTTTGCGTAAAGAAATATCATTTCCTTTGAGGCCAGAATCAGAACGAGAATCTGAGGAGCAAGATTCCCAACATCCAGCGGAGCACCGGGAGCAGCCGCCCTTCTTTCGACTCCAATTTCATCCCCCAATCCTACTTCAGGACGCGTGTTTATAACCGTTGCGCCAACGATCTTGGCATCAAAATCTGCTTTTGTCATAACTTCCTCCAAATGTCCACTTAGCACGAGTTCCTTGATCTGAATGAAATTGTCTCCCACAAACACAACATCGTTTCTGTTTTGATGGCGGATACGAGCCGGTAATACCCACTGGATTGCTGGACCATGGACGAGTGTTCTCGAAAGTAAACCTGTAGCTGGCACCCTTGAAGTTCGATTTTCTCCAGGAATATTTATTTCACGGTTTCTGGCAAGTATTTCACCGATATCGACCCGTCTAGTGGCCCATTCGCCATTCACAAGGTAGGTTGTTTGGAGGGACATTGCGCGACACgccaaaaaggaaaagggtaTCCTTTTTGTTTGAAGATGGAAgcaagaaaaggagaaaataAGAAGCGCTGCCGTGTATCAAGCGTACCGGAATCCGTAATATTGCGgtttattaaaaaaaaaaaaaaaaaaaaaaaaaggcgtgCTGAACAGAAACAAGCAAGGCTGGCTATGAGAACCCCTTAAGATGAGATGGCATAGAAATGGAATTTCATTGTAGAGGAAACAGTAAAGATGAGATTATAAACTGTTTATGAGACGTCCGGTTAAAACAGCTCATCACCTGGCCCTGCAATGCAGGAAAATGGAGAGAATCGGAAATCCAAATAAAGACTTTGGATTCATTAACAACAGCTCTCCAGTGGCGGGTCAAGGTAACAGCTTGATAACACAGATATCAGTACTACAATCAAGTTCCAAAAGACGGGATGAATAGGCGGATGGCACACTTGAACAAAGACCTACTCCCTGCACGTATACACATACCATGTTAAACTATGTATCCATAAGGCACGGCCATTCTTGCTCAGGATAAAGGCTCTCGCGGGCAGTTTTGTACTAGCAAAGGAAGATAATAATAGATCCCAAAATCCAAGGATGAACTGGAAATTCAGGCCGCCCCAAGTGTCACCTCAAATGCCCATCGCGCGCATGGAGGTCGCCGACTGAGCAAGAGCGGAAAAGCAAATGTGACCCGTCAAACGGGACGGCGGCGGGGTAACGAAAATACTTGATGACGTTTCGAAAT
This window harbors:
- a CDS encoding uncharacterized protein (EggNog:ENOG410PK0C~COG:S~BUSCO:307at33183) → MSLQTTYLVNGEWATRRVDIGEILARNREINIPGENRTSRVPATGLLSRTLVHGPAIQWVLPARIRHQNRNDVVFVGDNFIQIKELVLSGHLEEVMTKADFDAKIVGATVINTRPEVGLGDEIGVERRAAAPGAPLDVGNLAPQILVLILASKEMIFLYAKELSQGRHEFVHARRPLPADVSSLEEYGKNITVDPRSRAMAVSAAQKFFGIFSLKAPQVMQREMACGPVNPIQEERFFRTDGDILKMEFLYPKSSDPDKAILLLLVSRNSGVHLMLYYWNTTQNLHSITPRITGLRRLPVEWGAPPILVPLIQSTSFLFVTPTKVHIFSDVVEKNIPAKGYSLPPSDDSIFEWSDLIWTQWTRPMRHGVRNKEFDDIYLCREDGKILYLEIKDGSVKRNSVIGVLDCNLDTGFAILDGGFEAGDLFVATGSMSSGGLFIAEPRKPLRCIQRIPNWAPTLDSIIVKGPVQRNPPVSQTEFRTAGPSYDRIFTCSGAGSRPGAIAELRYGLEARIGLVVDQEDSSIIIDLWAIPNEFTGGTFCLISNPMSSSLISIPIEATEDLYALDEESSGLNLSSPTLAVSRTANQMVIQVTDVSINLTVLEDEALRVSIEMEKPSNRIIAATINGRLSLLATVIRSDDGLQVIVRTPEINSSGLQCNMFAQPLVTTYEPVCLLIEEINSHFYLFIGTSDGRLVVVEIDYAKGLVPVTEQKIFGMGDQDSTVCEYLQMISTVKRGVQKFTLFCGLRGGILVPFDIERDANNAFAGATQKTPYKLGDTFVRIRGYESDGSMAIVTCGHGLWRLSFKEDDDCTEHRLDKILITDQNNPSRIQCAIDAFCCIDPQPNSPPGGLGGSLLCFAENQLFACTLEKLPKPIPREIHVPGSPRRIIYSKYLQRLVVAYNSTSYERDGEYTRCYSRPRLCFVDPDSQSSEPSFLELNDDNNRSPDGTKDAKMPTGASGEKITALFDWNFSSGEHAYHMIVVGTSQPRSTYAGRLIYISARTNPQKPGQIVPIIKNMLNYDQPVRAIASYESTSLIIGVGDGILVQSLNPATKRWRKSGTYKLESTPLSITVKEPYIYVLTARHSVCILKLVDGHFELYGQDGADREGLDHVNLQSDSKIILTSNRGGSIVGFSELGLVPDEKLLKPLFVAHVPHSLIRLGPSHRPYEPGSPETIYGTALGGTIYRFTTLKEHEWRLLRFIQNICLANAVICPYRTRRRIVIEDLAPAMLKPESMHVDGDILSRIVDHGMRFLEDVMRKNTTASFYTNRSATDSSGRMERFIEFATPVVGDVENPFAAVVSWMEDLLRLEL